DNA sequence from the Hippopotamus amphibius kiboko isolate mHipAmp2 chromosome 1, mHipAmp2.hap2, whole genome shotgun sequence genome:
GACTCAGGGGGCTTTTGAGGGTGCAGCCTCCTGGGgaggcccgggggggggggggtctctgaaTCCCCCCGGGAACGCTCCCAGGAGCAATGGGACAGTTCAATCACTAAGACCCACGGTGACACCCTATCACACAATTCACATCGACATGTAAGATTGCTAGAGGAAGAAGCTCAGGGAATATAATTTGCCCACATACCCAAAGCTCCCAAGGAAGACTGTGAGGAGGGTGCTGAAGAGAGGGTCCCCTTTCCCTCACATGGGATTGGTGCATTGACATGCTGGTCAAATGAGGCACTCAACGCTACTGTTTTCTCAAAACATAATTTCTGGgcttatttttctaagaatgcgACTATTTAAAGTATTTAGCGTTGGCCTTAATTTTCCTTCTGGAGCCCATAGGGTGAATACAGGTCAACGAACATTTACCTCTTGGACACTGAGAATTCTCCTAATCACCAAAATCACTCAGGAAGTGTTTGGTCTGTGAACCATGTCCTTTTTGCAAAGTCTGATCGTGTCCTCTCAATGAGAGGGTTCTGTCGCTAAGACCAAAACATGCACCCCAAGAGAGCTGCAGTGTCTACAAGACACCTTCTCCTCCCAGCAGGTGTAATGGTGCCAGCAGGAGCCAAACAAGTCGCCCTGTCCCACTCTTCCCTACTTGTTACAAGACCTGGAAAGCTGAGGGGACGCATAAATACGGTTGCATTAAATCATGGAAGCTACAAAAAGAAGGCAGACAATGCACAGAGATTTCTCAGTGACAGTTTCGTCCTGTAATATTTTCAGGCCCTGAGGGGAGGCGGCTGATAGATTAATGGACTATTAGATACGATCaccaaataaaaatacactggGCGCTAAAGACAGTGTTCTGTGAAGCTACCGCtccaaattatttcttcctttctgatagtATGTATAGGGACGTACAAACAAATCATTCCAAATTCACACCGGCTCTTCATTATTACCTAGCTAGGGATCTGACTGGTGACGAAGATAAGTGTGTACCTGGTTATAACCTCTCAAGAGAAGTGAGCAGCATCGAATAAATGAGGATTTATGAGAGCTTTCTCAAATATCtgatattagaaataaaattatccatAAAGTGCCCAACTGCCACTGGCCTTCAAATTCTTTACTCACTATTCACGTGAGAAACATTCTGTACCGTTCGAAGTCTGAAAACAAGACGAAGGCGCGGAGACAAGGATAAACAGAACTGGGGCTCACCTTAAGGAAGGCTTTCTTTTCCAGAGTGTTCATGATAAACGGAGGGATGGCTGGAAGTACAGAGAGATCCGCTTAAATCCTCATTCAGGCCTATTTTCGGCtcatgtttttttccccccaacaaTTTCACAAAAGGCTTATATTACGTTTAGTCTATTTTCACACTGGCAGAGTAAAAGCAATTGCAATAATGCTTTAAAATAccttagcatttaaaaaaaaatccacagtttCCATTCTCtagatttttgaaaaacaatgcAATGCTCTTTGCCAGCCAGAAAATTTTATGATCTTGAAGATAACTGTACATTTAACATGAAATATGCAACCATGCAAACATCAGGAACCTTTCCCTCCTATACCAATGAAACAAACGCAGCCTTCCCCAGGTGTTCATCCCGTGTGGAGTACAGTGTAAAGATTCCTGCCTTCAGTTATAAAGACCACTTCCTAGCTGGGTGATCCTGGAAGacacttctctgtgcctcggttttctgttttcttcatctatataatAGGGATAATTGTATCAAACTAGCCAGGATGATTAGATGCAATGATGCATGTAAAACATCAGATAGCATTAGTTCATTTATTCATGATTTTTATTAGACTAAACTGTCACATCAATTTCAatatgttgggacttccctggtggtgcagtggttaagaatccgcttgccaaggcaggggacacgggtccgatccctggtccaggaagatcccacatgccgcggagcaactaagcccgtgcgccatagctactaagcctgcgctctagagcccaggagccacaactaccgagcccacatggtgcaactactgaagcccatgcacctagagcccgtgctccacaacaagagaagccacagcaatgagaagcctgtgcatcaccacaactagaaaaagcccgcatagaacaacaaagacccaacacagccaaaaaataagtaaactaacgaaaaaaaaattttcagtatgTCAATTACCTTTCGAGATTTTGCTGGGATGGAAAGATTGTGTTCCTTCCCTGGGGactaaataatgtttaaaataaccAAGCCACTGGAAACAAATTTGTTGGGCTGGCTGAACTCCAAAGAGGAGCCtcatatttcaaaatggaaagGATCAAAACCAAAAGCCAGGGTAGAAGCTGGAGTGGCCACCTTGATTTTGGCAAATCTGGAGATCTGGGCTCAGCAGGTGCGCCGGGGCCGCCTCCCCAGCCTCCTTGTAGGTTAGTGACAGCATGTTGGTCCCAGATTCAGGGGACTCTTGGCCTACATTTCATGTCTGTGGTTTCCACAGTTCACGCACCCCTTCAGTGCGTACTGCTGTCTCATGAGGGCACGGAGGTGCTTCTTTGTTAAATCACTTAATGGTGGTTAAATCAGCTAACCAAGTAGCTGCAGTGCAATTAGCTGGAATATGCCTCAGAGTTTTTTTTCATGCCCTTCTCTTCAACTTTCCTCTGCCCACTCCTACCTGTCTGCTGATGAGCTTTCCCAGCGACCAAAGGAAttaaagacaacaaaaaatatgAGTGAGAAAACCTGACAGCACTCGATCAAGGATGTTTCTTTTGAGAGCTTAGTTAATACCCAAGTGCTGTTTGCATTCTatttagatgaggaaattaaacatgaactcctttctatttttttttttctgcaaagagtGATGTATTCCCAGGCCTTCTGGTTTCTGAGTAAGTCTGAGAACCTTCTCGAGAGCTGAAGAAGCCTTAGGAGTGGATCAGAGATTCTCAGAGGAACTAAATCATGAAGGAGATTTTCTGCTTTTGGTTGTGCTGAGTCCAAGCCCTATGGACAAAACTGAGTCCGTGCTGGCACACATTATATCAACAGCTCCTCTAACTAACCCAACTTGGTTCGTGTTCTAAGGGTTTCCAATTGATACAAATAAATCTTCAGTAGAAATTATTCCTAGTCAAGAACTTTTGgaagtttcttattttttaattttttggctgcaccccttggcatgtgggatctagttccctgaccacgcatcgaacccatgccccctgccgtGGGAGTGCTGTCTTAATcactggtctgccagggaagtccctggaagttTCTTTTCAAGATTTACAAAGaccaaattcttttccttcaaattCTCATCACCTCCACTGTCACCGCCCTGGTCcaaccaccatcatctcttgcctgcaGCAGCCAACAGCTTCCTGAACAGAATAACCACCATTCTTGTTCCCTCTTCAGCCTACTCTCAACACAGCACCCAGAGTCCCGCAGTTAAAACCCAAGTTGGGTTATTATTACCACTCTCCTGTTCAAAACCCTCCACGGCCTCCTACCCTTGGACTAAAAGCCAGGACTCCAAACGCCTGCAGGGCCATCCGCGCTCTGCCCACTGGGGCCCCGGCTACTCCTTTCTACTGttcctgcccccttctctctgctccagctGCACCTGCCTCCTGTGACGCTTCCGGTACACCAGGCAGGCTCCCCGCTCTCCCGTCCGCCCAGAGCATTTGCCCCTGGAATCAcctggctccctccctgccctctgtccAGTCTACTGCTGTAACTgcaggaccctatggggtctTCCTgagacagacccctcccccacatcctctgctgcagctcctctctgaagcacCCGGATAATACTGATCGTAGCTCATGCATATTTCCTGAGCTTTTCAGATGCTGAAAACCCCCACCaagtggaagaaattaactactttcTGACCATGAGGACACAGCCTCCAGACCTTCTGCTGCCTAAGGACTGAAAATGTTAACTGCCCTATCACTTCACCATCAACCAATTggagaattgtgcatgagctgatcacatatcTTGGGataccccctccctcacctggcctttaaaagtgctttgctgaaacccttcaggggCTTTTTTGGGAATGAGCCATTGTTGTCCTcacatggccctgcaataaacagctctctgctccaaactctgatgttttggcatattgtttggcctcactgcacaTGCGGCACATGGACTCGCGTTCGATAATATTTCTACCCCAAGATCCCCAACTCTCTTTTCCCACTTAGCTCTAGAACCATCTCACATCtcacatattttacttattttgtcagttttctgCCTCCTCCACCAGAAAGTAAGGTCCACCAAGGGGAGGGATCTCCTGTGGTTGCAGCTCGCTGGTGCACCAACGTCTGTTCGATTGAAATGTAcggaacaaatgaatggatggcaAAGCTCTACTCACCCATGCCGGGGGCCGCCATGAGGATCCTGGAGACGACCACCTGCGTGATGGCTTGTTTGGCAGCATTTGCCGACTCCCCCAGGCGGTTCCCGTTTTCATCTGTGACAGGAATGCCAACTTTGAGCTCCCTAGTGAGCAAGACACATGCAAAGAAGTTCACAGGTGCCTCTGAGGAACGGCTGGAAACAGTACTTATACTGTGAAAGACCAAGTGCCTACTTAAGCCAAAAATCCACTCCAGTGTCATTTTTGGCACTCataagtctatttttaaatacCACGAACAAGCGTAATTCTCGTGTgacagacacaaaaggaaaataacactCGTAAACTTTGTAAGAAAAAAAGGGGCAGCATTTTGAGTAACAATAGGACTCAAGGGGTGACTACGTTAAAGATAAGGCTAACTTCCATGCTCCTGTGCAAATGTGAGCAACTTTCCAAAGACAGATACAATATGCAGTGTGATGAAGTAAACTAGGCACACTGACAGAGGAGTCACAAGTACCCAGGGCTGCTGGGTGTGTAACTACGGTCACTAAAGCGGAACTACAGCTCCCACTGCTACCCTGTCCAGGGCTGCTGGGTGTGTAACTACGGTCACTAAAGCTGAACTATAGCTCCCACTGCTACCCTGTCCAGGGCTGCTGGGTGTGTAACTACGGTCACTAAAGCTGAACTATAGCTCCCACTGCTACCCTGTCCAGGGCTGCTGGGTGTGTAACTACGGTCACTAAAGCTGAACTACAGCTCCCACTGCTACCCTGTTCAGGGCTACTGGGTGTGTAACTACGGTCACTAATGCTGAACTACAGCTCCCACTGCTACCCTGTCCAGGGCTGCTGGGTGTGTAACGACGGTCACTAAAGCTGAACTATAGCTCCCACTGCTACCCTGTTCTGCGTTTTCCATTCCCAAACGCTTTTTCTcgttctttcttctcctttaatttttgCCAGCTCTAAAAAATACTTCCAAAGATAtagattaatattattttaaacccCAAGAGAAtatttggggggaagggggaagaacCTATTTTATAGAATAAGCTTTCTGGGCATAGATGGAAGTTTGAGATCTATcgtttaaactttttattatacaGAGGTAGAAAGACTATTCTAAACCCTATATGGTCATCAGCCTATTCTAATAATCAGCAACTCAGAGCTAAGCTTGTTTCACCAATGGACCCATcctcacccccaacaccagaTTATCTGGAAGCAGATCCCAGACTTCATATAACTTCATCAGTAAATAGTAAAATACAAATCTTTTTAAGTTTCAACAAAGCAAATTATTATAAGACCTTACTGTCAAGCAAAAGTCCTCTCTAAGAGTGCATATTAATCTTACCTTTGCCTCATTAATGGAATATTAATGCAATTAGCAGCAGCTACCGCAGCGAAGGGAACAAATCGTCCTATGAGCGGAGAGACGTGCTGCAGAAGAGATAATTCCAAAAGCGAGATCTTATTTTTCCTCTAGTACTGAATGTAAATACTTATATCTTCTTGAGAACTGCTACAAATACAGAGCCCTATTTGTACAGAAACTCCGGTCAAGAGTACGTTCAACATTTGTTTCCTGGAGCTATTTTTCTATCTCCAGCCAGGGCATACTGAGACAAGGACAAGGTGGACTTCTAAGATATTTTGACGGCTTCACGTGGCTGATGGAGCTGGGGCTGTGGAGTCTCATGGTCTTGGGTTCAGATGCTGACTCCTCCACCTCTTCAGAGGTTAGCCCCGAGATGTTATCAGTGATTGGTAGATGTTATCAGTGACCCCCCTTCTCAAGCTTATTAaaagatatactttaaaaaagcaGTTGCAGATAATGACTCTAATAAGAGAACCACAGGGCGTGAACTATTTTGAGAAATAACAGATTTAGAGCCAGGCAAGTGGGAACAAATTAAGAAGCTTTACTACTATGGAAATAAAAATCCGAGTACCTTGGTTAATGCATTGAGTCCCAGAGCTGTTGCTACAGCACCTGTTgttgcagaaacataagctgttccCAATTCACTGAAAAGAAGGAGAACAGTACATAAACAACAAGCGTATGTCAGAAAACTCAAGTCCAACACTTGGGGAAGAAATGCAGAAGGTTAAGGATAGAGATTccataaaacatgacacaaatgaacttaccgaagaaccagaaacagactcacagccatagagaatggacttgtggtgggcaagggggaggtgggtggggggggatggtttgggagtttgggattagcagatgcaacctTTTATAATAagatggataagcaacaaggtcctactgtgtagtgcagggaactatattcgacatcctgggataaaccataatggaaaagaatatgaaaaagaatgtatatatacatataactgaatcactttgctgcacagcagaaattaacacaacattgtaaatcaactatacttcactaaaataaattaaaaaaaaaaagattccacaaaACAACATTCACCATCACTCTACAAGGAGAGATATTCATAGGAAAAGGAAGCAGACGCATATACaaaaatggcattcttcacaTGTAACCTAACCACCACGCCAAACACATAGACACAGAGAATATGTATGtgtaggggtggggaaggaaggaagctgggATTGCGTAGGAAGCTACAAATGTGGAGAAATGCATACTAGCTTAAAAGTTTTGTAGCCTATTTGCttgaataaaaaatacttttcaaaatatcaCTATACATACTGAAAGTAAAAATTCAGTGCTGCCATTCTTAACATGACATCTTATTGTATAAAAACACTAAACGTCTCATCTTCAAAATACAATTAAGCCCAAGCGGTtctctcttattttaaaacaaattttaattcaagGATTGGATGAAACGAAGGTGCGATCAGCACTGCTGAGTTGCTGAGTTCAATATTCTTTGTTCCGTAGGATAACAGAATACAGATAGtcaaaagcaattttaagagttaaaacaaaaaagaaaatgctttgaaGTGTTACATAAATTAGGCTCAGAGTTTTGGTTAACTAATCACTTTAGCCTGTCTGAACAGTTTTTCCCATGAGCaaaattttaaatccattcaCTTTCTTTTGGGCTCAAGAGATGCCCTATTTTAAAGCCAAATCAGATATAAAAGTCCCGGGGTTTCTGCAGAGATCACACTGTTGATGCCACTACTTTTGATGTTGGTATTTGTCTACACCCACAGGGTGGATGAGGGTACAGTGTGTCATTTCCCACAGGCCAGCCCTGAACTGCCTGCTGTGTGTtctgtgggaggaaggggaggggatgtgCCCTAGAGTACAGCTGTCATGTCCCCCTACCAGCCCTGCCAACAGCATGGATAATGTCTGGGAAGGCAGGCTGCAAAAAAACACTATCTAGatagaaagggaggaaaagaaatactACTGAGAAATATGGTCCCTAAGAGTCCGAACCATATAAACAATTTGTACAAGTATACTTTTTTAACCAGGAGAGCATCACCACCGAATCAAATGGACACCAGAGAAGTGCAGAGGACGGTTCACTCTTCCAGTCTTACTTTACAGTGAGGGGAGCGTCTCCACTTCTGTTGGTGTAATTGACCACGGCGTTGAAGGACTGGTTGATCCACTGCCAGAAGAGCACTGCCGGCGTGGTCCTGAAACATGAAACACAGCGAGCCATCACACACCCACCGTCCCTGTGATCCTGCCACCACGCAGAATGGACAACGCCATCACCAGTAACCAGAGAGCAGATAGACTGCAGAGGGAGAATGCTGGGTCCAGGACTGCGTTCTGGGTCAAAGCCCGAGGACCTTGTGTGCCTGGGCGGATTTTTATCCTGTCtgattctctgtttcctcattcatTAAATATGTATAGCAACAAACAGAGCATTAGGGTTAGGATGGAGTTACCTTATTTAAATGTTATCTTAAATTTGTAAGGGAGCCCAACGAAGAGGAGGCACTCAATTAATGTCATTAACGTCAGAGCCCTTCTCTTAGGGAAAAAAGCCATTTGCAGGCTAAGTATAAGCCTATGTGTCTACACCCACATCAATATTCATACCTATATCATACGAATGGATTAAAAAGAGACTctgcttacaggctctttattttctttcttgttttcttttgggtCTAAGATTTAGGGAAAAATTCAACCGCCTTTTGGGCAAGAAGGAGAGTTCTGTTCAATAGAGGGAAAAGGTAAAACAACCCCCTAGAGTTGCAACATTTATACAAAATGGAACTTCACTGAAATGACATTTGTTCCCATAAAACCACTTACATACAAAAATGTACTTTAAGCTTCTGGAATATAAAGCAAACGAACTGTTGTTACATGGCCAGAACTTACCTATAGAATGTCATCATACAACCTGTGATGGTCATGTTCATTGGAACCTGAGCTGACATCCTTCCTATCAAAATCATCTTTTCACCGGTGTCAGGATGAAAAGCTGAATCGTAGATGTACTTTGCTCTCCATAACTCATTTTCTGTGAGACCCGGAGGAACAATTCCTTGCCTAGGAAaacagcaacaaataacatgGCAATTGTTCACTCCAAATATCTCACCAGCACTCTAGAGACACGTAGCTACAAGGTTCTCACATTTATGTTTACCTAGAACATCTGGATGGAGTGACAGATCTAAATATTACAGAGTCAGGGAAATTCTAATAACACAAAGGACAATAACTTAAAATGAGCGTGTCAAACCCATAAAGCTCAAATTATCTataatttggaaaaacaaaaacatcttgtATACAAGGGACGTATTCAGCTTTGAAATATTCTTTGccttaaatgacatttaaaaatgtactttgaaCTCTGTAAATGCTACGATATTTTTAACTCATTAGACAAAAGCTGTGGCAATCAAGaatatgaattcatttttaaactatAGTTTGAAAACCTAGATTAGAAAGgctgattatttttccttcttatcaGACATATTCATTgcgagaaatttagaaaatacagaaattcatTAATGCACTCAAAATCATTCAAGCCTTTCCCGACTCATTGCCACCGGTAATGCTTTGGTGAATACCCTTTCAGGTTTTCCTAGGATCTACATAcatgatgtttttatttaaaggCCTTGTATCAAATCACCTTTTTTATTCAATAATATTTTGTAAACATTTCTCTATATCTTTAGATATTCTTCTACATCATCTGTACTGGTTTGAATAGTGCCCCCCTAAAATTCACTTGTACCTggaacctcaaaatgtgaccttatttataaacagggtctttgcagatgtaattacgtagttaagatgaggtcacgctggattgggggaggggagcaaatCCAATGACTGATGCTTTAATAAGACCAAGTACAGCCACACAAAGAAGAAGGGCATGTGACGACAGAGGCAGGGAGTTGACTGAGGTAGGTAGTCATAAGCCTAGGGCCACAgcaagctggaagaggcaaggaaggattctgcCCTAGAGCCGTcagagggagcagggccctgccagcaccttgattcagaATTCTAGAGTCTGGAACTGTGAGAGAGTAAGTTTCTGCGtattaagccactcagtttacAGTAACGTGTTACGGCAGCCTTAGAAATTATACCAATCCCCTACTGTTGGACATCTTAACTGCTTTTAACCTTTTCCATTGGTAAAGGATAAGGAAGTATATATCCTTATAAATAAAACTCTTCCCATATCCAAGAttactgagaaagaaaagagtacATTTGCTGAGACAAAAgctatgtaaaatattaaaattgcaaATATGTCTTTTATGCTTTTTCTCTACTTGAGTATGTCTCTGTGTCTCATCCCCAGCAGCAGAAGCATCATATTATTTAGGTAACCTGTCGTATTCTTTACACAATGTGGATAATTATGTTTAATTATGTTATCTGCTGCCCTGAAAATTTTTCTCATTATGCAGTCAGGTAGGAACAAATGAAGTTTCTGCCTAGGAAGGTGTGACCTGCTTCAAGATTATAGGTATGTTCACCTTACTGCTTGTATTTTCATAacagcttttttgtgtgtgtgtcacttaaagtttttaatctatttggaaTTTATCTTATGATAGGAATACGTAAACTTGCTTAACTTTAGTTTCCAGTTGGCTGGTCTGCCATTCCAATACCAAGATTTCAGTGTTCTATTTATCATCGTGAGCTTCTGTGAATGTTAGGCTTGATTTCTGGACTTTCTACAGTGTTCCCACCATCTACATCTCATGCAGCCAAACCCATCATTTTAATGGACGGTCCATTTTAACATCTGGTGGAGCAATGGTCCCTCACTCCGTTActcttcctctgctttctcaAAAGTGACTTAGTTACACTCAggaatttatttttccagataacccttagaattattttgttaattttataggTGATCACAATTGTGTGTTTTGACCAAAACTGTATTAAGCTGGAGAGAACTGTTATCTCTAAAACAATAAGACTTTCTATCTAGGCCTACCACATATTACTCCAGTTACTCAAAGTCTTCTTTTAATTGCCCAGTGGTCTTGCACTTGCCTCACACTTCTGGGTAAGTtaattcctagttattttatatatatatatacatttcttaggaatgatattaaaaatactgtttaatagaaaacaaacttatggttacaaaaggggaaagcatctctttttgttttctgtgtttccataacattaaaagaaattaaatctctTTATTAAGGTATCATTTAAGTATTCTAAAAGTCACTCatttaagtatacaatttgatgagtttcgAAAAATGTACATGGTGGCATAACCACTTTCAGAATCATGGTATAGAATATTTTCACCTCCTCAAAACCTCCCTCAGACTCCTTAGGAGTCACTCTCCCACTtcctggcaaccacagatctgctTTCTACCGCTATGGTATTGCCTCTCTgagaatttcacataaatggaatcatacggtGAATAGCAttatgtgtctggcttcttccactttgCGTAGTGGTTCCGGATGCATCTCTGTTGTGTCAGTAACTGGTTAATTGCTCAGTGGTATTCTATTCAATGAGTGAACCACAGCTATTTATTAATTCTCTTTTTAGCCATTCTACTAggtataaagtggtatctcattgtggtttttgtttctgttttgtttttcacttttagacTTTCCAGTgtatactcttttctttttcttcttctagttttGTTGCGATATAGTTGACACacagcactatataagtttaaggtgtccaacataatgacttgacttacatacattatgaaatgatcagtACAatagtttagtgaacattcatctcATAcaggtacaaaattaaagaaacagaaaaaatatttttccttgggatgagaactcagaatttacactcttaacaactttcatatgtaatgTACAGCAGTGATAATTCTATTTATCATGTTGTAAC
Encoded proteins:
- the SFXN1 gene encoding sideroflexin-1, which translates into the protein MSGELPPNINIKEPRWDQSTFIGRANHFFTVTDPRNILLTNEQLENARKVVHDYRQGIVPPGLTENELWRAKYIYDSAFHPDTGEKMILIGRMSAQVPMNMTITGCMMTFYRTTPAVLFWQWINQSFNAVVNYTNRSGDAPLTVNELGTAYVSATTGAVATALGLNALTKHVSPLIGRFVPFAAVAAANCINIPLMRQRELKVGIPVTDENGNRLGESANAAKQAITQVVVSRILMAAPGMAIPPFIMNTLEKKAFLKRFPWMSAPIQVGLVGFCLVFATPLCCALFPQKSSMSVTSLEAELQAKVRETHPELRRVYFNKGL